One part of the Oncorhynchus clarkii lewisi isolate Uvic-CL-2024 chromosome 7, UVic_Ocla_1.0, whole genome shotgun sequence genome encodes these proteins:
- the LOC139414335 gene encoding neuroblastoma suppressor of tumorigenicity 1-like, with amino-acid sequence MWQRIVICCALLELCSAAPPAHINRLALFPDKSAWCEAKNITQIVGHTGCQPRSIQNRACLGQCFSYSVPNTFPQSTESLVHCDSCMPAQTQWEVVTLECPGIENTPRVDKLVERILHCSCQSCSKEGAQEGAVMQLYLSESAQDPPSLPESHHGGSPPHSHTDTHSQHAHKHTEPHQHTHTSDGG; translated from the exons ATGTGGCAAAGAATTGTGATTTGCTGTGCTCTGCTTGAGCTCTGTTCGGCGGCACCGCCCGCTCACATCAACCGTCTGGCGCTGTTCCCTGACAAGAGTGCTTGGTGCGAGGCCAAGAACATCACACAGATAGTCGGGCACACTGGCTGCCAGCCTCGCTCTATCCAAAACAG GGCATGTCTGGGGCAGTGCTTCAGCTACAGCGTCCCAAACACCTTCCCTCAGTCCACCGAGTCCCTGGTGCACTGTGATTCCTGCATGCCTGCACAGACACAGTGGGAAGTG gtgactCTAGAATGCCCGGGCATTGAGAACACTCCTCGTGTGGATAAACTGGTGGAGAGGATCCTCCACTGCAGCTGCCAGTCCTGCAGTAAGGAGGGAGCCCAGGAGGGGGCAGTGATGCAGCTCTACCTATCAGAGAGCGCCCAGGACCCTCCTTCCTTACCAGAGAGCCACCACGGCGGCTCACCCCCTcactcccacacagacacacactctcagcatgctcacaaacacacagagccacaccagcacacacacacatctgatggAGGGTAG